A genomic stretch from Anomalospiza imberbis isolate Cuckoo-Finch-1a 21T00152 chromosome 9, ASM3175350v1, whole genome shotgun sequence includes:
- the MMACHC gene encoding cyanocobalamin reductase / alkylcobalamin dealkylase — protein MERRVAEQLRSVLGPLGLEAHAFKVGWYNAVLQPTFHLPYPDDTLAFVVLSTPSMFDKALKPFVKKERLKIIRDPVDQCVSHHLSRAKEKFPDQRVDVMFDYEMLPSRKPKFLAQTAAHVAGAAYYYQRKDVKLDPWGKKKIFGVCIHPKYGGWFAIRGLLLFPDIQVPFLEQPTPVDCVSTEEKRIELLEQFNFHWQDCRYRDIIEVKERYSEEQKAYFATPPAERFRLLGLSQEAQRITFH, from the exons atggaGCGGCGCGTGGCGGAGCAGCTCCGCAGCGTGCTGGGCCCGCTCGGCCTCGAGGCGCACGCCTTCAAG GTTGGGTGGTACAATGCTGTTCTCCAGCCAACCTTCCACCTCCCCTACCCAGACGACACACTGGCCTTCGTGGTCCTTAGCACGCCGTCCATGTTCGACAAGGCCCTTAAGCCTTTTGTGAAAAAAGAACGATTGAAAATAATCAGGGATCCTGTGGATCAGTGTGTTTCCCATCATTTATCACGTGCGAAGGAG aaattccctgACCAGAGGGTGGATGTCATGTTTGACTACGAGATGCTGCCGAGCCGAAAGCCCAAGTTCCTGGCACAGACAGCTGCCCACGTTGCTGGAGCTGCGTATTACTACCAAAGGAAGGATGTGAAGCTCGATCCTTGGGGGAAAAAG aagaTCTTTGGCGTTTGTATCCATCCCAAGTATGGTGGCTGGTTTGCAATCCGGGGtctcctgctcttcccagaCATTCAGGTGCCGTTCCTGGAACAGCCCACCCCTGTTGACTGTGTGAGCACGGAGGAGAAAAGGattgagctgctggagcagttcAATTTCCACTGGCAGGACTGCCGCTACAGGGACATCATTGAAGTGAAGGAAAGGTACTCGGAGGAGCAAAAAGCCTATTTTGCCACTCCTCCAGCCGAGAGGTTCCGGCTGCTGGGGCTCTCACAGGAAGCCCAGAGAATCACATTTCACTGA
- the PRDX1 gene encoding peroxiredoxin-1 — protein sequence MSSGKAFIGKPAPDFTATAVMPDGQFKDIKLSDYKGKYVVFFFYPLDFTFVCPTEIIAYSDRADEFKKINCEVIGASVDSHFCHLAWINTPKKQGGLGTMKIPLISDTKRAIAKDYGVLKEDEGIAYRGLFIIDEKGILRQITINDLPVGRSVDETLRLVQAFQFTDKHGEVCPAGWKPGSDTIKPDVQKSKEYFAKQK from the exons ATGTCTTCAGGAAAGGCTTTCATTGGAAAACCAGCTCCTGACTTTACTGCCACGGCTGTAATGCCAGATGGACAGTTCAAAGACATCAAACTCTCTGACTACAAAG GAAAATATGTTGTGTTCTTCTTCTACCCCCTGGACTTCACTTTTGTCTGTCCAACTGAAATCATTGCCTACAGTGACAGAGCTGATGAATTCAAGAAAATCAACTGTGAAGTAATTGGAGCTTCTGTTGACTCTCACTTCTGTCACCTTGCCTG GATCAACACTCCTAAGAAACAGGGAGGTTTGGGCACTATGAAAATCCCCCTAATTTCTGACACAAAGCGTGCCATTGCCAAAGACTACGGAGTGCTGAAGGAGGATGAAGGTATTGCATACAG gGGTCTGTTCATAATTGATGAGAAGGGGATCTTGAGGCAGATTACAATCAATGATCTTCCTGTTGGCCGTTCTGTTGATGAAACCCTCAGACTTGTCCAGGCCTTCCAGTTTACAGATAAACATGGAGAAG tgtgcccagctggctggaagcctgGGAGTGACACAATCAAGCCTGATGTTCAGAAAAGTAAAGAGTATTTCGCCAAGCAGAAATAA